One genomic window of Planctomonas sp. JC2975 includes the following:
- the trpS gene encoding tryptophan--tRNA ligase, which translates to MSKPRLFSGIQPSSDSLHLGNYIGALLQWRELQKDHDAFFCVVDLHAITVAQDPKELAEKTRRTAAQYIAAGIDPTASTLYVQSHVPAHAELSWVLNTITGFGEAGRMTQFKDKSARYGTDATSVGLFTYPVLMAADILLYDAEVVPVGDDQRQHVELTRDLAERFNSRFGTTFVVPKAMIQKDTARIYDLQNPTSKMSKSADSAAGLILLLDEPGVTRKKIMRAVTDTDAVIRFDREAKPGVSNLLAIYSALSGQSLETVANEYEGRGYGDLKKGLAEVVIGEFEPVRARTLELLADPAELDRLLAANAARAAEVAEATLAKAYEAVGFLRRVRL; encoded by the coding sequence ATGAGCAAGCCCCGCCTCTTCTCCGGCATCCAGCCGTCGAGTGATTCGTTGCACCTCGGCAACTACATCGGCGCACTGCTGCAGTGGCGTGAGCTGCAGAAGGACCACGACGCGTTCTTCTGCGTCGTCGACCTGCACGCCATCACGGTGGCGCAGGATCCGAAGGAGCTCGCCGAGAAGACGCGCCGAACGGCCGCTCAGTACATCGCGGCGGGGATCGACCCCACCGCGTCCACGCTGTACGTGCAGTCGCACGTGCCCGCGCACGCCGAACTGTCCTGGGTGCTGAACACCATCACCGGGTTCGGCGAGGCCGGCCGCATGACGCAGTTCAAGGACAAGTCGGCGCGCTACGGCACCGACGCGACCAGCGTCGGTCTCTTCACCTATCCCGTGCTGATGGCCGCCGACATCCTGCTGTACGACGCCGAGGTGGTGCCGGTCGGTGACGACCAGCGTCAGCACGTCGAGCTCACCCGCGACCTGGCCGAGCGGTTCAACTCGCGATTCGGCACGACGTTCGTGGTTCCCAAGGCGATGATCCAGAAGGACACCGCCCGCATCTACGACCTGCAGAATCCCACGTCGAAGATGTCGAAGTCCGCCGACTCCGCTGCCGGTCTCATCCTGTTGCTCGACGAGCCGGGCGTCACGCGCAAGAAGATCATGCGGGCCGTGACCGACACGGACGCCGTCATCCGCTTCGACCGTGAGGCCAAGCCGGGCGTGTCCAACCTGCTGGCGATCTACTCCGCCCTCTCCGGTCAGAGTCTCGAGACCGTCGCGAACGAGTACGAGGGCCGCGGATACGGTGACCTCAAGAAGGGCCTCGCGGAGGTCGTGATCGGCGAGTTCGAGCCCGTTCGCGCTCGCACGCTCGAGCTGCTCGCCGATCCAGCGGAGCTCGACCGCCTGCTCGCCGCGAACGCGGCCCGCGCCGCCGAGGTGGCGGAGGCGACTCTTGCCAAGGCGTACGAGGCCGTTGGGTTCCTGCGGCGCGTGCGACTCTGA
- a CDS encoding phenylacetate--CoA ligase family protein, with protein sequence MTATTRDLARDARRSVREGQEGIRRRQRDRVADLVAFARERSPYYRDLYRGLPDRVDDTSVLPVTRKSELMAHFDDWVTDRDVTRERVEAFAADPELVGHPFLDRYLVATTSGTSGIRGLFVFDERALAMESALGSRASGLLSARDVIRMLAKGARTAVVTAPGGHFFTVAGTRRFQLDHPALGKRMQVFSIAQPLDRLVDQLNGFDPAMLSGFLGMLTILAGERQAGRLRIHPAVVIPGGETLTPEVRDRLTTSFGATVRAAYAATECSYLGIGCSEGWYHINSDWAVLEAVDANHRPVAPGTLSHTALLTNLANRVQPVLRYDLGDSIVMRPDACPCGSIFPAVRVQGRAMDMLSFTDDCGRRVELSPMLFGTLLDRLPGVQQYQLLQTDPHTLRVRLSTGGPSEFESSVWSSVHDAIVRALAEHGVADAVVERAAEAPQREAGGKFRRIIPFVPAR encoded by the coding sequence ATGACCGCGACCACACGAGACCTCGCCAGAGACGCACGACGTTCGGTTCGCGAAGGGCAAGAGGGCATCCGCCGCCGGCAACGCGATCGCGTTGCGGACCTCGTCGCGTTCGCGCGCGAGCGCTCGCCCTACTACCGCGACTTGTACCGTGGGCTCCCCGATCGCGTCGACGACACGTCCGTCCTGCCGGTCACGCGCAAGAGCGAGCTCATGGCGCACTTCGACGACTGGGTCACCGATCGGGACGTGACGCGGGAGCGGGTCGAGGCGTTCGCGGCGGATCCGGAGCTGGTGGGGCATCCGTTCCTGGACAGGTATCTCGTGGCGACGACGTCGGGCACGAGCGGGATCCGTGGACTCTTCGTGTTCGACGAGCGTGCTCTGGCGATGGAGAGCGCGCTCGGATCACGGGCGAGTGGACTGCTCAGCGCTCGGGATGTCATCCGGATGCTCGCCAAGGGTGCACGCACCGCGGTGGTCACCGCGCCCGGCGGCCACTTCTTCACCGTGGCGGGGACCCGCCGCTTCCAGCTCGACCACCCTGCGCTCGGCAAGCGGATGCAGGTCTTCTCGATCGCGCAGCCCCTCGATCGGCTGGTGGACCAGCTGAACGGGTTCGATCCCGCGATGCTCAGCGGTTTCCTCGGCATGCTCACGATCCTGGCAGGCGAGCGGCAGGCGGGACGGCTGCGCATCCATCCTGCGGTCGTCATCCCGGGGGGCGAGACGCTCACACCGGAGGTTCGCGACCGCCTCACGACATCGTTCGGTGCAACAGTGCGCGCGGCATACGCCGCGACCGAGTGCAGCTACCTCGGCATCGGCTGCTCGGAGGGCTGGTATCACATCAACTCCGACTGGGCCGTGCTAGAGGCGGTGGATGCCAACCACCGGCCGGTCGCGCCCGGCACGCTCTCGCACACGGCGCTGCTCACCAACCTGGCCAACCGCGTGCAGCCTGTGCTGCGCTACGACCTCGGCGACAGCATCGTCATGCGGCCGGATGCCTGCCCGTGCGGCAGCATCTTCCCAGCCGTGCGCGTGCAGGGCAGGGCCATGGACATGCTGTCGTTCACGGACGACTGCGGGCGCCGCGTCGAGCTGTCCCCGATGCTCTTCGGCACGCTGCTCGACCGCCTGCCGGGCGTCCAGCAATACCAGCTGCTGCAGACGGATCCGCATACGCTGCGGGTGCGCTTGAGCACGGGTGGACCATCCGAGTTCGAGAGTTCCGTGTGGTCCAGCGTGCATGACGCGATCGTGCGCGCCCTCGCCGAGCACGGTGTGGCCGATGCCGTCGTCGAGCGTGCGGCAGAGGCGCCGCAACGCGAAGCGGGTGGGAAGTTCCGGCGGATCATCCCGTTCGTGCCGGCGAGGTAG
- the ribH gene encoding 6,7-dimethyl-8-ribityllumazine synthase, whose product MSGAGAPEHDTLNADGLRVMVVAGTWHDTITDGLIAGAERELTASGATWSLVRVPGSFELPVVSKAALDAGADAVVALGVIIRGGTPHFEYVSSAATDGLTRVALDTGKPVGFGVLTLDDEQQGIDRAGLPGSKEDKGAEAAHAALRTAIVLRELRD is encoded by the coding sequence ATGAGCGGAGCCGGCGCACCCGAACACGACACTCTGAACGCCGACGGACTGAGGGTGATGGTGGTCGCCGGGACCTGGCATGACACCATCACCGACGGGCTCATCGCGGGGGCCGAGCGTGAGCTGACGGCATCCGGGGCGACGTGGTCGCTCGTGCGGGTGCCCGGAAGCTTCGAGTTGCCCGTTGTGAGCAAGGCCGCGCTGGATGCCGGTGCCGACGCGGTCGTGGCACTCGGGGTGATCATCCGCGGCGGGACTCCGCACTTCGAGTACGTGTCATCGGCCGCCACCGACGGCCTCACGCGCGTCGCACTGGACACCGGCAAGCCGGTCGGATTCGGCGTGCTCACCCTCGATGACGAGCAACAGGGCATCGACAGGGCCGGCCTGCCAGGCTCGAAAGAGGACAAGGGCGCCGAGGCTGCGCACGCGGCACTGCGCACGGCGATCGTTTTGCGCGAGCTGCGCGACTGA
- a CDS encoding YihY/virulence factor BrkB family protein has translation MPRHADADTEAQASVSARDIELDKLKVHAEHDREELTDRLEVLADPLRDRLRKPVTTVNGWWKWVSGLKPYRVWNQFSHNDGNLRTAGMSYQSLFAVFAAIWVGFSIAGIWLTSNPNVMNALVGLIDEAIPGLISTSATTNNGVISQQTLTGLGTAFGWTSIIAAIGLIWTAIAWLYYTRQAVRAMFSLARDERNYALQKITDLALAIAFGVVLIISAIVTVITTEAMNNFLDYVGIESNSFWVNFFGRTVGFAVAIALNYLVLTAMYRVLSRVVIPWRYLVAGPLLGSAALVGLSALSGLLIGGASKNPLLATFAVFVGMLLLFNWICRVILLAAAWIAVSMFDHGVEPRKRTPEQISYEKALAEYRARLLVAQTAVEDAERHAASVRGLAKWFANRQVRDAHTELERIENEPRPVPPKKQSWWLATPGPDPSPTTAQTGGRSAKAAKRSAGRVGGAD, from the coding sequence GTGCCCCGGCACGCAGATGCGGACACCGAGGCACAGGCATCCGTTTCCGCGCGCGACATCGAACTCGACAAGCTGAAGGTCCACGCGGAACACGACCGCGAGGAGCTGACGGATCGGCTGGAAGTGCTGGCCGACCCGCTGCGGGATCGACTGCGAAAACCGGTCACCACCGTGAACGGCTGGTGGAAGTGGGTCTCGGGCCTCAAGCCCTACCGGGTGTGGAACCAGTTCTCGCACAACGACGGCAACCTGCGCACGGCGGGCATGTCGTACCAGTCCTTGTTCGCCGTGTTCGCGGCGATCTGGGTCGGTTTCTCGATCGCGGGCATCTGGCTGACCTCCAACCCCAACGTGATGAATGCGCTCGTAGGGCTGATCGACGAAGCGATCCCGGGCCTCATCAGCACGTCGGCGACAACCAACAACGGGGTCATCAGCCAGCAGACTCTGACGGGCCTCGGCACAGCATTCGGCTGGACCAGCATCATCGCGGCAATCGGACTGATCTGGACCGCGATCGCCTGGCTCTATTACACGCGACAGGCCGTTCGTGCGATGTTCAGTCTCGCCAGAGACGAGCGCAACTACGCCCTGCAGAAGATCACCGATCTGGCGCTGGCGATCGCTTTCGGTGTCGTCCTCATCATCTCCGCGATCGTCACGGTGATCACCACCGAGGCGATGAACAACTTCCTAGACTATGTCGGAATCGAGAGCAACTCGTTCTGGGTGAACTTCTTCGGCCGGACTGTCGGTTTCGCCGTCGCGATCGCGCTGAACTACCTCGTGCTGACGGCGATGTACCGAGTGCTCTCCCGCGTGGTGATCCCGTGGCGCTACCTGGTGGCCGGTCCGCTGCTGGGCAGTGCGGCCCTGGTCGGGCTGAGTGCATTGAGCGGTCTCCTGATCGGTGGCGCGTCGAAGAACCCGTTGCTGGCGACATTCGCGGTCTTCGTCGGCATGCTGCTGCTGTTCAACTGGATCTGCCGCGTCATTCTGCTGGCCGCCGCGTGGATCGCGGTCAGCATGTTCGACCACGGTGTCGAGCCGCGCAAGCGCACTCCTGAACAGATCTCGTACGAGAAGGCGCTCGCAGAGTACAGGGCGCGGCTGCTGGTGGCGCAGACCGCGGTCGAGGATGCCGAACGGCACGCCGCAAGCGTGCGCGGCCTCGCGAAGTGGTTCGCGAACCGCCAGGTTCGCGATGCTCACACCGAACTCGAAAGGATCGAGAACGAGCCCCGGCCGGTACCACCGAAGAAGCAGAGCTGGTGGCTGGCGACGCCGGGCCCCGATCCGTCGCCGACGACAGCGCAGACCGGCGGTCGGTCGGCGAAGGCGGCCAAGCGCTCGGCCGGTCGTGTCGGAGGCGCCGACTAA
- the ribD gene encoding bifunctional diaminohydroxyphosphoribosylaminopyrimidine deaminase/5-amino-6-(5-phosphoribosylamino)uracil reductase RibD, with translation MIETGFEAPMRRALELATLGPAEGVNPRVGCVILSPEGSVLAEGWHRGAGTPHAEVDALSKLQPEQASGATAVVSLEPCNHTGRTGPCSEALIAADISRVVYAVEDPGHASHGGARRLLNAGVEVISGVEADAATRLIEDWLTAARLGRPHVTLKWASSLDGRTAAADGTSRWITGAAARQHVHEQRAASDAVIVGTGTVLADDPALTARGDAGELLARQPVPVVLGDRPVPNDAAVLRHPRTPIVLGGHDLAAALVELRERGIRTAYVEAGPTLASAFVRDGLVDEFHVFLAPTLLGGPRVALTDIGVGTIADQLTLRLAHVAQLGNDVLIVARDEAARRLDLAPGDSDTAEAAGAEPGPDRSDSTTAARPGDTKRSAPPLSTPRGA, from the coding sequence ATGATCGAGACGGGGTTCGAGGCGCCGATGCGCCGAGCGCTCGAGCTCGCCACGCTCGGGCCCGCCGAGGGCGTGAATCCGCGCGTCGGCTGCGTCATCCTCTCCCCCGAAGGTTCGGTGCTCGCCGAAGGATGGCACCGGGGCGCGGGAACACCGCACGCCGAGGTCGACGCACTCTCGAAGCTCCAGCCGGAACAGGCGTCCGGCGCGACGGCGGTCGTGTCGTTGGAGCCGTGCAATCACACCGGCCGCACCGGCCCGTGCAGCGAGGCTCTGATCGCCGCCGACATCTCCCGCGTTGTGTACGCGGTCGAGGATCCTGGCCACGCTTCGCACGGCGGCGCCCGCCGTCTGCTGAACGCGGGCGTCGAGGTGATCTCCGGCGTGGAGGCGGATGCCGCCACCCGTCTCATCGAGGACTGGCTCACCGCGGCGCGCCTTGGCCGGCCGCACGTGACCCTCAAGTGGGCGAGCAGCCTCGACGGCCGCACCGCCGCCGCCGACGGCACCAGCCGTTGGATCACCGGCGCCGCCGCTCGGCAGCACGTGCACGAGCAGCGGGCGGCATCCGACGCCGTGATCGTCGGCACGGGCACCGTGCTCGCCGACGACCCGGCGCTGACGGCGCGGGGTGACGCCGGTGAGCTGCTGGCACGACAGCCGGTCCCCGTGGTTCTCGGCGACCGACCGGTGCCGAACGATGCCGCTGTGCTGCGGCATCCGAGAACCCCCATCGTCCTCGGTGGGCACGACCTCGCCGCGGCGCTCGTCGAGTTGCGCGAGCGCGGCATCCGCACCGCCTACGTCGAGGCAGGGCCGACGCTGGCCAGTGCGTTCGTGCGCGACGGGCTCGTCGACGAGTTCCACGTGTTCCTGGCGCCGACGCTGCTCGGAGGGCCGCGCGTCGCGCTCACCGACATCGGCGTTGGGACCATCGCCGACCAGCTCACACTCAGGCTGGCGCACGTCGCACAGCTGGGCAACGACGTGCTGATCGTCGCGCGCGACGAGGCCGCGCGACGGCTCGACCTCGCGCCAGGTGACTCCGACACGGCCGAGGCGGCCGGAGCCGAGCCAGGGCCGGACCGCTCAGACTCCACGACCGCGGCTCGCCCCGGCGACACGAAACGTTCCGCACCCCCGCTCAGCACACCCCGAGGAGCATGA
- a CDS encoding HAD family hydrolase: MTTIRAVLFDLDDTLFAHREAVAVAIVAHVRSLGHPYDASDAAAEVEAWRGLEELHYHRYLAGEVDFDEQRKSRARDFASRHGASLASADEMAWFDRYFEHYVDSWHLHEDVRPCLDALRANSPDVRFGIITNGELDYQLRKIDAVGLGDEIAEVIASGDVGVTKPCPRIFLLACERLGVQPAEAVYVGDRLATDAIGAAQAGLTGVWIDRHAVEVTPEASETADAVGVLRIGSLAQLPALLS, from the coding sequence ATGACAACGATCCGGGCCGTGCTCTTCGACCTCGACGACACGCTCTTCGCACACCGCGAAGCGGTCGCCGTGGCGATCGTGGCGCACGTGCGCTCGCTCGGGCATCCGTACGACGCATCGGATGCCGCGGCCGAAGTCGAGGCCTGGCGCGGGCTGGAGGAGCTGCACTACCACCGGTATCTGGCCGGTGAAGTCGACTTCGACGAACAGCGCAAGTCGCGCGCGAGGGACTTCGCGTCGCGGCACGGAGCATCCCTCGCCTCGGCAGACGAGATGGCCTGGTTCGACCGGTACTTCGAGCACTACGTGGACAGCTGGCACCTGCACGAAGACGTGCGCCCGTGTCTCGACGCGCTGCGTGCGAACTCGCCCGACGTGAGGTTCGGCATCATCACCAACGGTGAGCTCGACTATCAGCTGCGCAAGATCGACGCGGTCGGCCTCGGCGACGAGATCGCCGAGGTGATCGCCTCCGGCGACGTCGGGGTGACCAAGCCGTGTCCGCGGATCTTCCTGCTCGCGTGCGAACGGCTGGGCGTGCAGCCCGCCGAGGCCGTGTACGTCGGCGACCGTCTCGCGACGGATGCGATCGGCGCGGCCCAAGCCGGGCTGACCGGTGTGTGGATCGACCGGCACGCGGTCGAGGTGACGCCGGAGGCATCCGAGACGGCGGACGCGGTCGGCGTGCTGCGGATCGGCTCGCTGGCGCAGCTGCCGGCGTTGCTCTCCTGA
- a CDS encoding DUF2269 family protein encodes MNVASVIFDILHVVAAVFIVGPMAILPMTAMRAIRAGHAGQVRSLARSTNVFSLLSLLTVILGFGAMGLSDPKYHTTIASTWIWLSIVFYVVALGLTLFVVVPAMRRAADNLEGEEIVEAEDPAAKGASSAQTGGYGAIAGTSGIASLLLVAIVVLMVWKP; translated from the coding sequence ATGAACGTGGCGAGCGTGATCTTCGACATCCTGCACGTGGTGGCAGCGGTGTTCATCGTCGGGCCGATGGCCATCCTGCCCATGACAGCGATGAGGGCCATTCGAGCGGGGCACGCCGGTCAGGTGCGCAGCCTGGCGAGGTCGACCAACGTCTTCAGCCTGCTGTCGTTGCTCACCGTGATCCTCGGATTCGGGGCGATGGGGCTCTCGGATCCGAAGTACCACACGACCATCGCGTCGACGTGGATCTGGCTGTCCATCGTCTTCTACGTCGTTGCGCTCGGCCTGACGCTCTTCGTCGTCGTTCCTGCCATGCGCCGCGCGGCCGACAACCTGGAGGGCGAAGAGATCGTCGAGGCGGAGGACCCGGCGGCCAAGGGCGCTTCGAGCGCCCAGACCGGCGGTTACGGCGCCATCGCGGGTACCAGCGGAATCGCCAGCCTGCTGCTCGTCGCCATCGTCGTTCTCATGGTCTGGAAGCCCTAG
- a CDS encoding riboflavin synthase — protein MFTGIIEEVGEILAVERTADAARLTVSGSVAFEGANHGDSIAVSGVCLTLVDQSPGTFTADVMAETLAVSTLDDARIGTRVNLERAALVGDRLGGHIVQGHVDSISTLLAVTPGEAWRVLRFSLSPDIASLVVRKGSIAVDGVSLTVSAVSDPHAVQQWFEVSLIPETLTATTLGRREVGDRVNVETDILARHVQRMLAVGESSDEPRHSDFRAPSGASAGPAGTRNTDSDVRSNA, from the coding sequence ATGTTCACTGGAATCATCGAAGAGGTCGGCGAGATCCTCGCCGTCGAACGCACGGCGGATGCCGCCCGCCTCACCGTGAGCGGATCCGTCGCGTTCGAGGGGGCGAATCACGGCGACTCGATCGCGGTGAGCGGAGTGTGCCTGACGCTCGTCGACCAGAGCCCTGGCACGTTCACGGCCGACGTGATGGCGGAGACGCTCGCCGTGAGCACGCTCGACGACGCCAGGATCGGCACCCGGGTGAACCTCGAGCGTGCGGCGCTCGTCGGCGATCGGCTCGGCGGGCACATCGTGCAGGGCCACGTCGACAGCATCTCCACGCTGCTGGCCGTAACCCCCGGAGAAGCCTGGCGCGTGCTGCGCTTCAGCCTCTCCCCCGACATCGCCTCACTCGTCGTGCGCAAGGGATCCATCGCGGTCGACGGTGTCTCGCTGACCGTCTCAGCGGTGAGCGATCCGCACGCCGTTCAGCAATGGTTCGAAGTGTCGCTGATCCCGGAGACCCTGACCGCCACGACGCTGGGGCGGCGCGAGGTGGGCGATCGGGTCAACGTGGAGACGGACATCCTGGCGCGGCACGTGCAGCGGATGCTCGCCGTCGGCGAGTCATCCGATGAACCGCGTCACTCCGATTTCCGTGCCCCGAGTGGGGCATCCGCCGGCCCGGCCGGCACAAGGAACACCGACTCCGATGTGAGGAGCAACGCATGA
- a CDS encoding TetR family transcriptional regulator, with protein MDATRRERKKQQTRANIVAAAVRLFDEQGYDKTTVAQIAAAADVDPKTFFNYFPSKDEVLFNELDLDVDVLLDAIGRSDAGETPGEALVRAVREYARHVRASAPRREAIETSAMARLSLTTPALRTKTVYLLLDLQQRIADRLLDAFPDDLDAVTAAAITGSVIGSIQQVTLTGARLGLAQDGLWDAAERALEVAARGVSV; from the coding sequence GTGGATGCCACGCGACGCGAACGCAAGAAGCAGCAGACCCGGGCGAACATCGTCGCCGCTGCGGTCAGGCTCTTCGACGAACAGGGCTACGACAAGACGACGGTCGCGCAGATCGCCGCAGCCGCCGACGTGGACCCGAAGACGTTCTTCAACTACTTCCCGAGCAAAGACGAGGTGCTCTTCAACGAGCTCGACCTCGACGTCGACGTCCTGCTGGATGCCATCGGCCGCAGCGACGCAGGCGAGACTCCGGGCGAGGCGCTGGTGCGCGCCGTGCGGGAGTACGCGAGACACGTGCGTGCGAGCGCACCGAGACGCGAGGCGATCGAGACCTCGGCCATGGCACGTCTTTCACTGACGACGCCGGCGCTTCGGACGAAGACCGTTTACCTGCTGCTGGACCTCCAGCAGCGCATCGCCGACCGGCTGCTGGATGCCTTCCCGGACGACCTCGATGCCGTGACGGCGGCCGCGATCACGGGCTCAGTGATCGGATCCATCCAGCAGGTCACCCTGACCGGTGCGCGACTCGGCCTCGCCCAGGACGGTCTGTGGGATGCCGCAGAGCGGGCGCTCGAGGTCGCGGCGAGGGGTGTGAGCGTATGA
- a CDS encoding exodeoxyribonuclease III produces the protein MPPRRTLRIATVNVNGIRAAFRRGMGAWLDGRGVDILALQEVRASTDDLTGLLGDEWDILHDAATAKGRAGVALASRGKASIHRVALGEEDFDTAGRWLEADYEVDGSIVTVVSAYVPSGEAGTEKQTYKYRFLDAMDARMKALPQHSELAAVMGDLNVGHRTLDIKNWKGNVKRAGFLPEERAYFDHFMGAEDDEHYNDGAGYGWIDLGRKSAGEVDGPYTWWTWRGQAFDNDTGWRIDYQLATQALASRMVEYHVDKAPSYEERWSDHTPVVVDYAI, from the coding sequence ATGCCCCCACGCCGCACGCTGCGCATCGCCACGGTCAACGTCAACGGCATTCGAGCCGCGTTCCGCCGCGGCATGGGCGCGTGGCTCGACGGGCGCGGGGTGGACATCCTTGCGCTGCAGGAGGTGCGTGCCTCGACGGACGACCTCACGGGGCTCCTCGGCGACGAATGGGACATCCTGCACGACGCGGCGACCGCGAAGGGTCGCGCCGGCGTGGCGCTGGCGAGCCGCGGCAAGGCATCCATCCACCGGGTCGCGCTCGGCGAAGAGGACTTCGACACCGCAGGACGCTGGCTCGAGGCCGACTACGAGGTCGACGGCTCGATCGTCACCGTCGTCAGCGCCTACGTGCCCTCCGGCGAGGCCGGCACCGAGAAGCAGACGTACAAGTACCGGTTCCTCGACGCGATGGATGCCCGCATGAAGGCCCTGCCCCAGCACAGCGAACTCGCTGCGGTGATGGGCGACCTCAACGTCGGGCACCGAACGCTCGACATCAAGAATTGGAAGGGCAACGTCAAGCGCGCCGGATTCCTGCCGGAGGAGCGTGCGTACTTCGACCACTTCATGGGCGCAGAAGACGACGAGCACTACAACGACGGTGCCGGTTACGGCTGGATCGACCTCGGTCGCAAGAGCGCCGGCGAGGTGGACGGTCCGTACACCTGGTGGACCTGGCGCGGTCAGGCGTTCGACAACGACACCGGATGGCGCATCGACTACCAGCTCGCGACTCAGGCATTGGCGTCCAGAATGGTCGAGTACCACGTCGACAAGGCGCCCTCCTACGAGGAGCGATGGTCCGACCACACCCCCGTCGTCGTCGACTACGCGATCTGA
- the ribA gene encoding GTP cyclohydrolase II gives MTLATIPEALESLRAGRPVLVADNESRENEGDIVLAAESASQEWVAWLVRHSSGFICAPLTNELADKLELPVMVVDNEDDRGTNYTITVDAADRLSTGISAADRAHTLRVLADPSSTARSLHRPGHIVPLRAVDGGVRERDGHTEATVDLLKLAGMKPVGAIGEVVADDGEMMRLPELIEFGDREGVPVITIESLIDYLNEFHADGHPDAVVPVPESSRVIFEVETMVPTTHGPFRMRAYRDRMTGADHVAIIAGDPAAAGSLVRVHSECLTGEAFGSLKCECGPQLDAALDTIQRDGGVVIYLRGHEGRGIGLINKLRAYRLQEDGLDTLDANLALGLPIDARDYGAASAILADLGITSVRLLTNNPDKVNQLTEHGVTVEERVPLIVGLGALNEQYLATKRDRLGHLLPVADSELPEFDDAFEQNAAATSDDELLAHHVAAPHGDRGASRPDSSLHTPDQKGATR, from the coding sequence ATGACGCTGGCAACCATCCCCGAGGCGCTCGAGTCCCTGCGCGCCGGACGCCCGGTGCTCGTGGCCGACAACGAGAGCCGTGAGAACGAGGGCGACATCGTGCTGGCCGCCGAGTCGGCATCGCAGGAGTGGGTGGCCTGGCTGGTGCGTCACTCGTCGGGCTTCATCTGCGCGCCGCTGACCAATGAGCTCGCCGACAAGCTCGAGCTGCCGGTCATGGTGGTGGACAACGAGGACGACCGCGGAACCAACTACACGATCACCGTCGATGCCGCCGACCGGCTCTCCACCGGCATCAGCGCCGCGGATCGCGCCCACACCCTGCGCGTGCTCGCCGACCCGTCATCGACCGCCAGGAGTCTCCACCGGCCAGGCCACATCGTGCCGCTGCGGGCCGTCGACGGCGGCGTGCGCGAGCGCGACGGACACACCGAGGCCACCGTCGACCTGCTGAAGCTCGCCGGCATGAAGCCGGTGGGCGCGATCGGCGAGGTCGTCGCCGACGACGGCGAGATGATGCGGCTGCCGGAGCTGATCGAGTTCGGCGACCGCGAGGGCGTTCCGGTGATCACCATCGAGTCACTGATCGACTATCTGAACGAGTTCCACGCCGACGGACACCCGGATGCCGTGGTCCCGGTCCCCGAATCCTCTCGCGTGATCTTCGAGGTGGAGACCATGGTGCCCACCACGCACGGTCCGTTCCGGATGCGCGCCTACCGCGACCGCATGACCGGAGCCGACCACGTGGCGATCATCGCAGGAGACCCCGCGGCGGCCGGATCCCTGGTGCGCGTGCACTCGGAGTGCCTGACGGGCGAGGCGTTCGGATCCCTGAAGTGCGAGTGCGGACCCCAGCTGGACGCCGCGCTCGACACGATCCAGCGTGACGGCGGGGTCGTGATCTACCTGCGCGGCCACGAGGGCCGGGGCATCGGCCTGATCAACAAACTGCGCGCGTACCGGCTGCAGGAAGACGGACTCGACACACTCGACGCGAACCTCGCGCTCGGACTGCCGATCGACGCACGCGACTACGGTGCGGCATCCGCGATCCTCGCCGATCTCGGCATCACCTCGGTACGCCTGCTCACCAACAACCCGGACAAGGTGAACCAGCTCACCGAGCACGGCGTCACCGTCGAGGAGCGCGTTCCGCTCATCGTCGGCCTCGGCGCGCTCAACGAGCAGTACCTGGCCACGAAGCGTGACCGGCTCGGGCACCTGCTGCCCGTCGCGGACTCCGAACTGCCGGAGTTCGACGACGCGTTCGAGCAGAACGCAGCGGCGACCTCCGACGACGAGCTGCTGGCGCACCACGTCGCCGCGCCGCATGGAGACCGCGGTGCATCGCGTCCCGATTCCTCCCTGCACACCCCCGACCAGAAAGGCGCGACCCGATGA